The proteins below come from a single bacterium genomic window:
- the amt gene encoding ammonium transporter — MQAEHSLQDVVWILLCSGLVLLMQGGFLCLETGLIRAKNSINVALKNIVDLCVGSFVYWSVGFALMFGVSTAGLIGTTDFLFSTSNDAWWTAVFVFQLFFCTTAATIVSGAIAERTRFSSYLITTVLVCGLIYPVIGHWIWGGLSGIGSQGWLAEAGFIDFAGATAVHSVGGWVALAAVLAVGPRKGRFDSETDHPIIGHNLPLSGLGVLLLLVGFIGFNAGSTLSLDTNVSAIVLRTILAGATGGAAMLVISRVYDGLVRPDRVMNGLLTGLVAITASCNFVTEIGAVIIGLVAAPVYLGMSVLLERLQIDDAIPIHAGGGVWGALSVALLGTPEIWGTGLGRVGQLSVQLMGCAVAFAWAFGIAFVALHLLKRFTALRVSEEEEEIGLNVSEHGAGSSFSIF, encoded by the coding sequence ATGCAAGCCGAACATTCGCTGCAGGACGTCGTTTGGATCCTTCTTTGTTCCGGACTCGTCCTCCTGATGCAGGGCGGGTTCTTGTGTCTCGAAACGGGCCTCATTCGCGCCAAGAACAGCATCAACGTCGCCCTCAAGAATATCGTCGACCTCTGCGTCGGGTCCTTCGTCTACTGGAGTGTCGGTTTTGCTCTGATGTTCGGAGTGAGCACCGCCGGGCTCATCGGTACGACAGACTTCCTTTTCAGCACCTCGAACGATGCCTGGTGGACCGCGGTCTTCGTCTTTCAACTCTTCTTCTGTACGACCGCAGCCACCATCGTCTCGGGCGCCATCGCTGAGCGCACCCGCTTTTCCTCCTACCTGATAACGACCGTTCTGGTCTGTGGGCTCATCTACCCGGTGATCGGCCACTGGATCTGGGGGGGACTGTCCGGCATCGGTTCCCAAGGCTGGCTGGCCGAGGCCGGATTCATCGACTTCGCGGGTGCAACCGCGGTTCACTCTGTCGGAGGATGGGTCGCTCTGGCGGCGGTGCTCGCCGTCGGCCCGCGCAAAGGGCGCTTCGACTCGGAGACGGATCACCCGATCATCGGCCACAACCTGCCACTCTCGGGCCTCGGCGTCCTGTTGCTGCTCGTGGGCTTCATTGGCTTCAACGCGGGCAGCACCCTATCACTCGACACAAACGTCTCCGCAATCGTCCTGCGCACGATCCTCGCTGGCGCCACGGGAGGCGCCGCGATGCTGGTGATCTCCCGGGTTTACGATGGGCTAGTCCGGCCAGACCGCGTGATGAACGGTTTACTGACCGGTCTTGTCGCGATCACAGCCTCCTGCAATTTCGTCACGGAGATCGGTGCCGTAATCATTGGCCTGGTCGCCGCGCCCGTCTATCTTGGTATGAGCGTTCTGCTGGAACGCCTGCAGATTGACGACGCCATTCCGATTCATGCCGGTGGCGGCGTCTGGGGCGCGCTTTCAGTGGCGCTTCTAGGAACGCCCGAAATCTGGGGGACGGGTCTGGGACGGGTGGGCCAGCTCTCCGTCCAACTCATGGGCTGCGCCGTGGCGTTCGCGTGGGCCTTTGGTATCGCCTTTGTCGCACTGCATCTGCTGAAACGGTTCACAGCGCTGCGCGTGAGCGAAGAGGAAGAGGAGATCGGTCTGAACGTCTCGGAACACGGGGCGGGATCGAGCTTCTCGATCTTCTGA
- a CDS encoding cyclohexanecarboxylate-CoA ligase — translation MGENISAREVEDLLYEHDQVEDVAVIGLPDADTGGRCRAIVLRRNAYDPLEFTQMVAFLEGHKLMKQKIPEQLELVAEMPRNATGKILKAELARATCALASGGSLYP, via the coding sequence ATGGGTGAGAACATCAGCGCCCGCGAGGTCGAGGATCTGCTGTACGAGCACGATCAGGTAGAAGACGTCGCCGTGATCGGCCTGCCCGATGCCGACACGGGAGGGCGGTGCCGTGCTATTGTTCTCCGTCGGAATGCCTATGACCCCCTGGAGTTCACCCAGATGGTCGCCTTTCTCGAGGGACACAAGTTGATGAAGCAGAAGATCCCGGAGCAGCTGGAGCTCGTGGCGGAGATGCCGAGGAACGCGACCGGCAAGATCCTGAAGGCCGAGTTGGCGCGCGCTACGTGCGCTCTCGCTAGCGGCGGATCGCTTTACCCATGA